Proteins from a genomic interval of Stenotrophomonas sp. WZN-1:
- a CDS encoding type III pantothenate kinase — MSDWLFDLGNSRFKFAPLQGDRAGDVQAWAHGAEGMAGQPPHSLPSGTTAFVASVAAPSLTSAMLDQLQRRFENVHVVRTSAECAGVRIAYAKPEKFGVDRFLALLAAAKAQRPVLVVGVGTALTIDLLDADGQHHGGRISASPTTMREALHARAVQLPATGGDYSEFANDTADALASGCDGAAVALIERSAQQAHTLLGVAPSLLVHGGGAPALMPLLPGADYHPSLVLDGLARWAVHQPAG; from the coding sequence ATGAGCGATTGGTTGTTCGACCTGGGCAACTCGCGCTTCAAGTTCGCGCCGTTGCAGGGAGATCGTGCCGGTGACGTGCAGGCCTGGGCGCATGGCGCCGAAGGCATGGCGGGGCAGCCGCCGCACAGCCTGCCCAGCGGCACCACCGCGTTCGTGGCCAGCGTGGCCGCACCGTCGCTGACCAGCGCCATGCTGGACCAGCTGCAGCGCCGCTTCGAGAACGTGCATGTCGTGCGCACCAGCGCCGAATGCGCGGGCGTGCGCATTGCCTATGCCAAGCCGGAAAAGTTCGGCGTCGACCGCTTCCTGGCCCTGCTGGCTGCGGCCAAGGCGCAGCGCCCGGTGCTGGTGGTCGGCGTGGGCACCGCACTGACGATTGACCTGCTCGACGCCGATGGCCAGCACCACGGGGGCCGCATTTCCGCATCGCCCACCACCATGCGCGAAGCGCTGCACGCGCGTGCGGTGCAGCTGCCGGCGACCGGCGGCGACTACAGCGAGTTCGCCAACGACACCGCCGACGCGCTGGCCTCTGGCTGCGACGGCGCGGCCGTGGCGCTGATCGAACGCAGCGCGCAGCAGGCGCACACGCTGCTGGGCGTGGCACCGTCGCTGCTGGTGCATGGTGGCGGCGCACCGGCGCTGATGCCGCTGCTGCCCGGCGCCGATTACCACCCATCACTGGTGCTGGATGGCCTCGCCCGCTGGGCGGTGCACCAGCCCGCAGGCTAG
- a CDS encoding SPOR domain-containing protein, which produces MLTRALIVVLAILNLGVACWWLLRDAPQPPAPPPQPAGVAELRWVPGGVDANAAAEATAAAPTAPLVEREPVEKTAVAATSAPATPAQPEVAKPQVAEATPVAAAAKPVTPPAPAPVPEKPVTPPVAAEPPRCIALGPFADRAAASSAQGKAGNVISQVRLREQPAASGSARFRVMLPAAASREEAQATVKRIVAAGLSDYYIISQGEEANAVALGQYRNREGAERRMAAVQAAGFQPRLVASGDAGQWWLEGQLAAGTQPAQAQQRSGAAQSRSLECTRLR; this is translated from the coding sequence ATGCTGACCCGTGCCCTGATCGTCGTACTGGCCATTCTCAATCTTGGCGTCGCCTGCTGGTGGCTGCTGCGCGATGCACCGCAACCGCCCGCGCCGCCGCCGCAACCGGCCGGTGTGGCCGAGCTGCGCTGGGTGCCCGGTGGTGTGGATGCCAATGCCGCAGCCGAAGCGACGGCCGCTGCCCCGACCGCACCGCTGGTGGAGCGCGAACCGGTGGAGAAGACGGCTGTGGCTGCTACGTCTGCACCAGCTACGCCGGCCCAGCCGGAGGTCGCCAAGCCGCAGGTGGCTGAGGCTACGCCGGTTGCGGCCGCTGCCAAGCCGGTAACACCGCCTGCACCGGCCCCGGTGCCGGAAAAACCCGTAACCCCGCCCGTGGCTGCCGAGCCGCCGCGCTGCATCGCGCTAGGCCCGTTCGCCGACCGCGCCGCCGCGAGCAGCGCGCAAGGCAAGGCCGGCAACGTCATCAGTCAGGTGCGCCTGCGCGAACAGCCCGCTGCCAGCGGCAGCGCACGTTTCCGGGTGATGCTGCCGGCCGCCGCCAGCCGCGAAGAAGCCCAGGCCACGGTGAAGCGCATCGTCGCCGCCGGCCTGAGCGACTACTACATCATCAGCCAGGGCGAGGAAGCCAACGCCGTGGCGCTGGGCCAGTACCGCAACCGCGAAGGCGCCGAGCGGCGCATGGCGGCGGTGCAGGCCGCCGGCTTCCAGCCGCGCCTGGTCGCCAGCGGCGACGCCGGCCAGTGGTGGCTGGAAGGGCAGCTGGCGGCGGGCACGCAGCCAGCCCAGGCCCAGCAGCGCAGCGGGGCGGCACAGAGCCGGTCGCTGGAATGCACGCGGTTGCGCTAG